A genome region from Bacillaceae bacterium IKA-2 includes the following:
- the thrC gene encoding threonine synthase, whose protein sequence is MSNYKGLLDKYKDFLPINDKTPKLTLHEGNTPLIYLDALSKEWGIDLYVKVEGANPTGSFKDRGMVMAVAKAKEEGSKTIICASTGNTSASAAAYGARAGLRTIIVIPEGKIALGKLAQAVMYGAEIFEIKGNFDDALTIVRKISEVEPITLVNSVNPYRIEGQKTAAFEICEVLGKAPDVLAIPVGNAGNITAYWKGFKEYNDKHQTGLPEMRGFEAEGAAAIVRNEVIKNPETIATAIRIGNPASWEQAVDAAKTSNGAVDFVTDAEILEAYQLLARTEGIFAEPASCASIAGLKKQLNNGEIKKGVQVVCVLTGNGLKDPATAMDTVAVKPMVLPNDEDAFLKQIRGGVFQ, encoded by the coding sequence ATGAGTAATTATAAAGGATTATTAGACAAGTATAAGGATTTTTTACCAATAAATGATAAAACACCAAAGTTAACTTTACATGAAGGGAATACACCGCTGATTTATCTGGACGCACTTTCAAAAGAGTGGGGAATTGACCTTTATGTAAAAGTTGAGGGCGCCAACCCAACAGGTTCTTTTAAAGACCGTGGCATGGTTATGGCAGTCGCTAAAGCAAAAGAAGAGGGTTCAAAGACAATTATTTGTGCTTCTACTGGAAATACATCTGCTTCTGCTGCGGCATATGGCGCGCGAGCTGGTTTGCGCACGATTATCGTTATTCCTGAAGGGAAAATAGCTTTGGGGAAACTAGCTCAAGCAGTCATGTATGGAGCTGAAATTTTTGAAATTAAAGGAAATTTCGATGATGCTTTAACGATTGTGCGAAAAATTAGCGAAGTCGAGCCAATTACTCTAGTTAACTCAGTAAATCCATATCGAATTGAAGGACAAAAAACGGCTGCCTTTGAAATTTGTGAAGTATTAGGGAAAGCCCCAGATGTTCTAGCAATCCCAGTTGGAAATGCAGGTAATATAACTGCGTATTGGAAGGGCTTTAAGGAATATAATGACAAACACCAAACAGGCTTACCAGAAATGCGTGGTTTTGAAGCCGAAGGTGCTGCAGCAATAGTTAGAAATGAAGTAATTAAGAATCCCGAAACAATAGCGACGGCAATTCGTATCGGCAACCCAGCAAGCTGGGAGCAAGCAGTCGATGCCGCTAAAACTTCCAATGGTGCAGTTGACTTTGTTACTGATGCTGAAATTCTAGAAGCATATCAGTTGCTTGCTCGTACAGAAGGAATATTTGCAGAACCGGCATCATGCGCTTCTATTGCCGGACTTAAAAAACAACTCAATAATGGTGAAATTAAAAAAGGTGTCCAAGTTGTCTGCGTACTGACAGGAAATGGTTTAAAAGACCCAGCCACAGCAATGGATACAGTTGCAGTGAAACCGATGGTACTTCCAAATGACGAAGATGCTTTTTTAAAGCAAATTCGAGGTGGTGTGTTTCAGTGA
- a CDS encoding homoserine dehydrogenase, whose amino-acid sequence MANNISIGLLGLGTVGSGVIRIIENHQQELKHQVGSSVTVDKILVNDVNKPRAVRVSKDQLTEDPEDVISNPNIDIIVEVIGGIDVARQYIIRALENKKHVVTANKDLMAMHGAELITVASRNGCDLFYEASVAGGIPIIRALVEGLSSDRITKMMGIVNGTTNYILTKMSNEGSCYEDVLKEAQELGYAESDPTSDVGGLDAARKMAILGTLGFSMNIALEDVSVTGISEITEEDLSYAKQLGYVMKLIGIAQRNEGKVEISVQPTLLPKNHPLASVNDVYNAVYVYGEAVGETMFYGPGAGSLPTATAVVSDLITVMKNMRLGVNGRSALPPLHEKLLKTDLEIISKYFMRLHVEDKAGAFAAITSLFSENDVSFEKLLQMPIKNKKLAEVVIITHKTNKRTYELIQSCLTDLDVVIEVKSSYRIEGVSYDE is encoded by the coding sequence GTGGCTAATAATATTTCAATTGGATTATTAGGTTTAGGTACGGTAGGTAGCGGTGTGATTCGGATCATTGAAAATCATCAACAAGAATTAAAACATCAAGTAGGATCATCGGTTACTGTCGATAAAATTTTAGTTAATGATGTGAATAAGCCAAGGGCAGTTCGTGTGTCCAAGGATCAGTTAACAGAAGATCCAGAAGATGTCATATCCAATCCTAACATTGATATTATTGTTGAAGTAATCGGTGGCATAGATGTAGCTAGACAATATATTATTCGTGCTCTTGAAAATAAAAAGCATGTGGTAACAGCAAATAAAGATTTAATGGCTATGCATGGAGCTGAATTAATCACAGTGGCATCTCGTAATGGCTGTGACTTATTTTATGAAGCAAGTGTCGCTGGTGGAATTCCAATTATTCGAGCTTTAGTTGAAGGGTTATCTTCTGATCGAATTACAAAAATGATGGGGATAGTCAACGGTACAACAAACTATATACTGACAAAAATGAGCAATGAAGGAAGTTGTTACGAAGATGTTTTAAAAGAAGCTCAAGAGCTAGGTTATGCTGAAAGTGATCCAACATCTGATGTAGGTGGTCTTGATGCCGCTAGAAAGATGGCAATTTTAGGAACATTAGGATTTTCAATGAATATTGCATTAGAAGATGTTTCGGTAACAGGAATTTCAGAAATTACTGAAGAAGATTTAAGTTATGCGAAACAATTAGGTTATGTAATGAAATTAATTGGGATTGCTCAACGTAATGAAGGAAAAGTTGAAATTAGTGTGCAACCAACGCTTTTACCAAAAAATCATCCACTTGCATCTGTTAACGATGTCTATAATGCCGTGTACGTTTATGGTGAAGCAGTAGGAGAAACGATGTTTTATGGACCAGGAGCTGGTTCATTACCAACGGCAACAGCAGTTGTTTCTGATTTGATTACTGTGATGAAAAATATGCGACTTGGTGTCAACGGCAGAAGCGCACTTCCACCACTTCACGAAAAGCTATTGAAAACAGACCTAGAGATTATTTCGAAATATTTTATGCGATTGCACGTTGAAGATAAGGCAGGAGCATTTGCGGCGATCACATCACTTTTTTCAGAAAATGACGTTTCTTTTGAAAAGTTATTACAAATGCCAATTAAAAATAAAAAACTAGCTGAAGTTGTGATTATTACGCATAAAACGAACAAAAGAACATATGAACTTATTCAAAGTTGTCTAACAGATCTAGATGTAGTTATCGAAGTTAAAAGCAGTTATCGTATTGAGGGGGTAAGTTACGATGAGTAA
- a CDS encoding D-glycerate dehydrogenase, whose translation MKKPYVFVTRKIPEEALIALAEIAEVSMWPHEEIPVPRKKLLEEASHADALYTMLSDKIDEELLSQSPNLKVVANLAVGYDNIDIEAATRKGVAICNTPDVLSDTTADLTFALLLATARRVVESCEYIKAGKWENWGPLLLAGSDVHHKTIGIIGMGRIGQAVARRASGFEMNILYHNRSRNEKAEQELNATYCSFTELLNKSDFVVCLAPLTAETKGLFNKEAFKQMKNKAIFINVSRGDLVDEVALYNALKNLQIKGAGLDVFCHEPISADHPLLTLPNVVATPHIGSASVETRMEMAKLASRNIVNILQNNRPEAIVNEVILSSL comes from the coding sequence TTGAAAAAGCCATATGTGTTTGTAACTAGAAAAATACCTGAAGAAGCCTTAATAGCTCTTGCTGAAATAGCAGAAGTATCGATGTGGCCACATGAAGAAATTCCTGTCCCACGAAAAAAATTACTTGAAGAAGCTAGTCATGCAGACGCTTTATACACAATGCTATCAGATAAAATTGATGAAGAGTTATTAAGTCAATCCCCGAACTTAAAAGTGGTTGCTAATTTAGCGGTTGGTTATGATAACATCGATATCGAAGCGGCGACGAGAAAAGGAGTTGCTATCTGTAATACCCCTGACGTGCTCTCTGACACAACTGCGGATTTAACTTTTGCACTATTATTGGCGACAGCCAGGAGAGTTGTTGAGAGTTGTGAATATATTAAAGCTGGAAAATGGGAAAATTGGGGGCCACTCCTACTTGCAGGGTCAGACGTCCATCATAAAACAATTGGCATAATTGGTATGGGGCGAATTGGACAAGCAGTCGCTAGGCGAGCAAGTGGTTTTGAAATGAATATTTTGTACCATAATCGTTCTCGTAATGAAAAAGCTGAACAAGAGCTTAATGCTACGTATTGTAGCTTTACAGAACTCCTCAATAAGAGCGATTTTGTCGTTTGTTTAGCGCCGCTGACAGCTGAAACAAAGGGCCTGTTTAATAAAGAAGCTTTTAAGCAAATGAAAAATAAGGCTATTTTTATAAATGTCTCTCGTGGGGATTTAGTTGATGAGGTTGCACTCTACAATGCTCTGAAAAATCTGCAAATTAAAGGGGCAGGGTTAGATGTTTTTTGTCATGAACCAATCAGTGCTGACCACCCACTATTAACCTTGCCGAATGTTGTCGCCACTCCCCATATCGGAAGTGCAAGCGTTGAAACGAGAATGGAAATGGCAAAACTAGCAAGCCGTAACATTGTTAATATTCTTCAAAATAATCGTCCAGAAGCGATTGTAAATGAAGTGATTTTAAGCTCACTTTAA
- the yutH gene encoding spore coat protein YutH, with translation MFERNVYDEYRLYSEQKFMLGEFAGFTVQNKHYFFVPIEEIENDEVLEMIKMGNHLQAQGDHEIATFIPTVNKTLTGFVDGKNGVLFQLPAYYSRSKKEKTLGFELARLHNSGKSYLTRKKEFANWTNFWINRSAQLDMLYENLAKQTRKSSFDQSFMTAFPYFQGRTENAIQYIVDANIDYKDDIQNQVKTICHYQFSAGTWLTIDNTTKATVKNPIEFVYDYPSRDLAERIREIVGETDDPFEKSRQFLNDYQIVEEISLLSWCHIYGRLLFPIDYFQIVEGYYRSRNADEREVYVDRFFELLSSEKKMETFLRQFHKRVISTYWQEIVPKVDWLSNRADRITLSENGDFLFKK, from the coding sequence TTGTTTGAGCGAAATGTTTATGATGAATATAGGTTATATAGTGAGCAAAAATTTATGCTTGGTGAATTTGCGGGGTTTACAGTACAAAACAAACATTATTTTTTCGTTCCAATTGAAGAAATTGAAAATGATGAAGTACTAGAAATGATTAAGATGGGCAATCACTTACAGGCGCAAGGTGATCATGAGATTGCAACATTTATTCCTACGGTTAATAAAACTTTGACAGGCTTTGTTGACGGAAAAAATGGCGTCTTGTTTCAGTTACCTGCTTATTACTCTAGAAGTAAAAAGGAAAAAACACTCGGATTTGAATTAGCTCGTCTTCATAATAGTGGAAAATCTTATCTGACAAGAAAAAAAGAGTTTGCAAATTGGACCAATTTCTGGATAAATCGGTCAGCACAATTAGATATGCTTTATGAAAACTTAGCAAAGCAAACGAGGAAATCAAGCTTTGATCAGAGTTTTATGACTGCATTTCCGTATTTTCAAGGTAGAACCGAAAATGCAATTCAATATATTGTTGATGCCAATATAGATTATAAAGACGATATTCAAAATCAAGTGAAGACAATTTGTCATTATCAATTTTCCGCTGGAACATGGTTAACAATTGACAATACAACGAAGGCGACAGTTAAGAACCCAATTGAGTTTGTTTATGATTATCCAAGTAGGGATTTAGCAGAGCGGATCAGAGAAATAGTCGGTGAAACTGACGATCCTTTCGAGAAATCCAGACAATTTTTAAATGATTACCAAATTGTCGAAGAAATTTCGCTATTATCATGGTGCCATATATATGGAAGGCTTTTATTTCCAATTGACTATTTCCAAATTGTTGAAGGCTATTATCGGAGTCGAAATGCAGATGAGCGTGAAGTCTATGTGGACCGTTTTTTTGAGCTGTTGAGTAGCGAAAAAAAAATGGAAACGTTTCTGAGACAATTTCACAAACGGGTAATCTCAACTTACTGGCAAGAAATTGTACCAAAAGTAGACTGGTTAAGTAACCGAGCTGATCGAATAACTCTTAGCGAAAACGGCGATTTTCTATTTAAAAAGTAG
- a CDS encoding phosphatidylglycerophosphatase A, translating into MTIKKETDIVEKTAREWLVKRGVTIDDITDLVYFLQVDYHTDLNIEDCRENVERVLSKREVQNAILTGIQLDMLAEKDLLEEPLLDIIKRDESLYGVDEIISLSIVNVYGSIGFTNYGYIDKLKPGILKQLNDKESGMCHTFLDDIVGAIAAAASSRLAHQVANVE; encoded by the coding sequence ATTACCATAAAAAAAGAAACAGATATTGTTGAAAAAACGGCAAGGGAATGGTTAGTAAAGCGTGGCGTCACAATTGACGATATTACAGATCTTGTTTATTTTCTACAGGTCGACTATCATACAGATTTAAATATTGAGGATTGCAGAGAAAATGTTGAGCGAGTTCTTTCTAAGCGCGAAGTTCAAAACGCAATTCTTACCGGAATACAATTAGATATGTTAGCTGAAAAAGACCTACTTGAAGAACCACTATTGGATATTATAAAGCGTGATGAAAGTTTGTATGGAGTCGATGAGATTATCTCTTTATCAATCGTTAATGTCTATGGCTCAATTGGCTTCACAAATTATGGCTATATTGATAAACTCAAGCCTGGTATTTTGAAGCAACTTAACGATAAAGAAAGTGGAATGTGTCATACGTTCTTAGATGATATCGTTGGTGCGATTGCTGCTGCTGCTTCAAGTCGTCTTGCACATCAGGTTGCAAACGTCGAATGA
- a CDS encoding TIGR01457 family HAD-type hydrolase yields the protein MKHYEGYLIDLDGTMYRGKERIIEAIEFVKELAKREIPYLFVTNNSSKTSEQVSKALVEMGIPATEDHVFTTSIATANFIADEKKAASIYMIGEVGLETALKKKGFTFKNEAVDYVVIGIDREISYEKLATACLAVRAGARFISTNGDIALPTERGLMPGNGSITSVIAVSTEVPPIFIGKPESIIVNQALEVIGTPREKTVMVGDNYQTDIMAGINAHLDTIIVHTGVTSKEQLTQYEIKPTFSIDSLAEWKFL from the coding sequence ATGAAGCATTACGAAGGTTATTTAATTGATTTAGATGGAACGATGTATCGTGGTAAAGAACGAATTATTGAGGCAATTGAGTTTGTAAAAGAACTAGCGAAACGGGAAATTCCGTATCTCTTCGTGACAAATAATTCTTCAAAAACAAGTGAACAAGTCTCAAAAGCGTTAGTTGAGATGGGAATTCCAGCCACTGAAGATCATGTGTTCACGACAAGCATTGCCACTGCTAATTTTATTGCTGATGAAAAAAAAGCCGCATCTATCTATATGATTGGCGAAGTGGGGTTAGAAACAGCCTTAAAAAAGAAAGGTTTTACTTTTAAAAATGAAGCTGTTGACTATGTAGTTATCGGAATTGATAGAGAGATTAGCTACGAAAAGTTAGCTACAGCATGCTTAGCGGTTAGAGCTGGAGCGAGGTTTATTTCTACAAATGGCGATATAGCACTTCCGACAGAAAGAGGATTAATGCCTGGGAACGGTTCAATAACATCGGTGATCGCAGTATCAACCGAAGTACCACCAATTTTTATCGGCAAGCCGGAATCAATTATTGTCAATCAAGCGCTTGAGGTTATCGGCACGCCCAGAGAAAAAACGGTAATGGTTGGTGACAATTATCAAACTGATATCATGGCGGGAATTAATGCTCATCTTGACACAATTATCGTTCATACAGGGGTAACATCAAAAGAACAACTTACTCAGTACGAAATAAAACCAACCTTCTCGATAGACTCATTGGCAGAGTGGAAATTCTTATAA
- a CDS encoding metalloregulator ArsR/SmtB family transcription factor yields MGKQVSTKDQILNLLKVNKQLTVAEMSNNLDITEMAVRRHLNTLERDNIIETSLLRQAMGRPTNVYFLTKTGQEMFPRNYAPLTVDLLRDIEDLSGQEMVEQLFERRKDRMKEKYGARITELNSLEDKVAELARLQNENGYMVEWEKDSEGSYLFKEYNCPISEIAQEYPVACSCELALFQELLGTDEVDCEVCMAIDSESHCFYKIKPKK; encoded by the coding sequence ATGGGAAAACAAGTTTCTACAAAAGATCAAATTTTAAACTTACTAAAAGTTAATAAACAGCTTACTGTAGCAGAAATGTCTAATAATCTAGATATTACCGAGATGGCAGTACGCCGTCATTTAAATACATTAGAGCGAGATAATATAATCGAAACAAGTCTCCTTAGACAAGCAATGGGAAGACCGACAAATGTTTATTTTTTAACGAAAACAGGTCAAGAGATGTTTCCTAGAAATTACGCACCTTTAACCGTGGATCTATTAAGAGATATTGAAGATTTAAGTGGTCAAGAAATGGTTGAGCAGCTGTTTGAGCGCCGTAAAGATCGAATGAAAGAAAAGTATGGTGCCCGTATTACTGAACTAAATTCATTAGAAGATAAAGTTGCTGAACTAGCGCGCTTGCAAAATGAAAATGGCTACATGGTAGAATGGGAAAAGGATAGTGAAGGTAGCTATCTTTTTAAAGAATATAATTGTCCTATCTCAGAAATTGCTCAAGAGTATCCTGTTGCCTGTAGCTGTGAGTTAGCGCTATTTCAAGAATTATTGGGAACAGATGAAGTAGATTGTGAAGTTTGTATGGCGATTGATAGTGAATCTCATTGTTTTTACAAAATTAAGCCGAAAAAGTAG
- a CDS encoding DUF86 domain-containing protein — protein MSRVYFVDQKLIEEKLTLMDEHLQFFNSKKDWTTIADKLVLERVIHIVIEAIIDVGNSIIDGFVMRDPGGYEDIINILIDEKVVTEKNGESLKVVIPLRKMVVRDYTKIDHQAIKQIFTENLEALTNFVPSIKQYLKDELGQVTAFIPK, from the coding sequence GTGAGCAGAGTGTATTTTGTTGATCAAAAACTAATTGAAGAGAAACTTACTCTAATGGATGAGCATCTGCAATTTTTTAATAGTAAAAAAGACTGGACAACAATTGCCGATAAATTAGTGTTAGAGCGGGTCATACATATTGTCATAGAAGCAATCATTGACGTTGGGAATAGTATAATCGATGGCTTCGTTATGCGTGATCCAGGTGGTTATGAAGATATTATTAATATCCTCATTGATGAAAAGGTAGTTACAGAAAAAAATGGGGAAAGCCTTAAAGTAGTTATCCCACTGCGCAAAATGGTCGTTCGTGATTATACAAAAATTGATCATCAAGCAATAAAACAAATTTTCACAGAAAACTTAGAGGCATTGACGAACTTTGTACCGTCAATAAAACAATATTTAAAAGATGAACTAGGGCAGGTAACAGCCTTTATTCCTAAATAA
- the glpX gene encoding class II fructose-bisphosphatase: MERELALEIVRVTEAAALASAQWMGRGLKNEADNAATSAMRAMFDSVNMKGTVVIGEGELDEAPMLYIGEELGNGNGPDVDIAVDPLEGTSIVAKGHPNAMAVVAIADKGCLLHAPDMYMEKIAVGPKVAGLVRLDDPIEKTIDIVAKMTNKRVQDVTVIIQERERHDELIDRIRKKGARVTLFGDGDVGAAIATALPHTGIDLFVGTGGAPEGVISAAALKALGGDMQARLVPMNEEETARCKRMGLEDPTQILQLDDLVRGDDAIFAATGVSTGELLDGVRFLGGDLVETDSIVMRAKTGTVRYIKAQHRLKNKPHLVMK, translated from the coding sequence ATGGAACGTGAATTAGCGTTAGAAATAGTTCGAGTTACAGAGGCAGCCGCCCTAGCTAGTGCGCAATGGATGGGACGCGGCTTGAAAAATGAAGCAGATAATGCCGCTACGAGTGCAATGCGAGCGATGTTTGACTCGGTTAATATGAAAGGAACTGTTGTCATTGGTGAAGGTGAACTTGATGAAGCACCAATGTTATATATCGGCGAAGAACTTGGCAATGGAAATGGACCTGATGTAGACATTGCTGTCGATCCTCTAGAAGGGACAAGCATCGTTGCAAAAGGTCATCCTAATGCAATGGCTGTTGTAGCCATCGCTGATAAAGGTTGTCTACTCCATGCTCCAGATATGTATATGGAAAAAATTGCGGTTGGACCTAAAGTGGCTGGTCTTGTTCGCCTAGATGATCCAATTGAAAAAACCATTGATATTGTTGCAAAAATGACGAATAAACGTGTCCAGGACGTTACTGTAATTATTCAAGAGCGTGAACGTCACGACGAACTTATTGACCGAATCCGAAAAAAAGGAGCACGAGTAACATTATTTGGGGACGGAGATGTAGGAGCCGCTATTGCTACTGCACTCCCTCACACAGGTATTGATTTATTTGTCGGAACTGGTGGCGCTCCAGAAGGAGTTATCTCTGCTGCGGCACTTAAGGCGCTAGGCGGGGATATGCAAGCTCGACTTGTACCAATGAATGAGGAAGAAACGGCTCGTTGCAAGCGCATGGGTCTCGAAGACCCGACACAAATATTACAACTTGATGATTTAGTCCGTGGTGACGATGCCATTTTTGCAGCAACAGGAGTATCTACCGGAGAGCTTCTTGATGGTGTCCGCTTTTTAGGTGGTGACCTTGTTGAAACAGACTCGATCGTCATGCGAGCCAAAACTGGAACTGTTCGCTACATTAAAGCCCAACATCGCTTAAAAAATAAACCGCATTTAGTGATGAAGTAA
- a CDS encoding (Fe-S)-binding protein, translating to MSAPEIQRHNELFEKAFSKTNLCIQCGYCLPACPTYQSMGTETASPRGRINLVKMAAEGKIDVTKDMAGPIDLCLGCRACEIACPVNVPYGQILEAAKEIIQKEKPKKTKDHFVHLLLTKGFTNPKFLNLIGDATWLYQKSGLNKLVQKTNAINLVAKPLGFFEKILPPVQKPSKRTKRGEWYKTERECKGKVAFFVGCVTDAMMHETNNNTIKLLNTVGLDVFIPEKQKCCGALHAHQGLLSETKELAKENLDVFKTSGIDYIVNSAGGCGAMLHEYRELLHDEPEWQQKAEAFSKKSVDVSVLLVKYGPLPFKREWNGIITYQPSCHLSNVQGVTEEPRQLLRSIPGANFIEMKDSDSCCASGGIYNLIHYEESSKILASKMENVKNTEATTVVTSNPGCLLQMKHGADKFAKDYKIETSHLVDLLVKLID from the coding sequence ATGAGCGCTCCTGAAATCCAAAGGCATAACGAGCTCTTTGAAAAAGCATTTTCCAAAACAAATCTATGTATCCAATGCGGTTATTGTCTTCCAGCTTGTCCAACTTACCAATCAATGGGAACCGAAACTGCTTCACCAAGAGGACGGATTAATCTGGTGAAAATGGCAGCAGAAGGAAAGATCGACGTTACTAAAGATATGGCTGGGCCGATTGATTTGTGCCTCGGTTGTCGTGCATGCGAGATCGCTTGTCCGGTTAATGTTCCCTACGGCCAAATCCTTGAGGCAGCTAAAGAAATTATTCAAAAAGAAAAACCGAAAAAAACAAAAGATCATTTTGTGCATTTGTTACTAACAAAAGGATTTACGAATCCGAAATTTTTGAACCTCATTGGTGACGCTACCTGGCTTTATCAAAAAAGCGGCTTAAATAAGCTCGTACAAAAAACAAACGCAATAAATTTAGTTGCTAAGCCACTTGGTTTTTTTGAGAAAATTCTTCCTCCTGTACAAAAACCGTCAAAACGTACTAAGAGGGGCGAATGGTATAAAACTGAGAGAGAGTGTAAAGGTAAAGTTGCCTTTTTTGTGGGGTGTGTAACAGACGCAATGATGCATGAAACAAACAATAATACGATTAAGTTGTTAAATACTGTTGGCTTAGATGTATTTATTCCAGAGAAACAAAAATGTTGCGGTGCACTTCATGCCCATCAAGGCTTACTATCAGAAACGAAAGAATTGGCAAAAGAAAATCTTGACGTGTTTAAGACGTCAGGAATTGATTACATTGTAAACAGTGCCGGCGGTTGCGGTGCGATGTTACATGAATATCGTGAATTATTGCATGATGAACCCGAATGGCAGCAAAAAGCAGAAGCATTTTCAAAGAAAAGTGTCGATGTTAGTGTTTTACTAGTTAAGTATGGTCCTCTGCCATTTAAAAGAGAGTGGAATGGCATTATTACTTATCAACCTTCTTGCCATTTAAGTAATGTTCAAGGAGTGACAGAAGAGCCTAGACAACTTTTACGTTCGATCCCTGGAGCTAACTTTATAGAAATGAAAGATAGTGATTCTTGTTGTGCCTCAGGTGGAATTTATAACTTAATTCATTACGAAGAATCAAGTAAAATATTAGCTTCAAAAATGGAGAATGTAAAAAATACTGAAGCGACAACAGTTGTGACAAGTAATCCTGGCTGCTTACTTCAAATGAAGCATGGTGCGGATAAGTTTGCTAAGGATTATAAAATTGAAACATCACACCTAGTTGATTTACTTGTAAAATTAATTGATTAG
- a CDS encoding FAD-linked oxidase C-terminal domain-containing protein yields MEKSIVKKIEEIIPKERILKELSDRYSYSYDASFGEYLPDIVLQPASVEEISLLVKLANEYRIPVYPRGSGTSLSGGPLPVYGGMVFDLSQLKEKLVIDKENMIAVASAGIITSEIHKKAEEVGLFYPPDPSSSNVSTIGGNLLENSSGPKGLKYGTTKEYVIGLEVVTPLGEIIRTGGKTVKNVTGFDLTRLIVGSEGLLGIVTEVILRLIPKPQAKKTMLATFSKFIDSGNAVTNVLAAGILPAAMEFMDNACIRAVEHYKPSGLPVEADALVIFEIDGHPLAIEEEIEKCRVICNKNGATSVKIAANDKERDEIWAARKMVSPAITQLGPTKISEDATVPRSKIPEMMECLYAIRDKYNLTLVVFGHAGDGNLHPNIITDKRDIEEMKRVELAVSEIFESAIKLGGTLSGEHGIGILKAPYMELELGHSLELMKSIKQAWDPNNILNPGKMFPQPGQTKVVLT; encoded by the coding sequence ATGGAAAAATCAATAGTAAAAAAAATTGAAGAAATCATTCCAAAAGAGCGAATTCTTAAAGAATTAAGTGATCGTTACTCTTATAGTTATGATGCTTCATTTGGTGAATACTTACCAGATATTGTTTTGCAACCGGCTTCAGTTGAAGAAATTAGTTTACTTGTGAAATTGGCAAACGAATATCGTATTCCAGTCTATCCTAGAGGTTCTGGTACTTCTTTAAGTGGTGGGCCTCTTCCAGTATATGGAGGAATGGTTTTTGATTTGTCGCAACTAAAGGAAAAATTAGTTATCGATAAAGAAAATATGATTGCTGTCGCATCTGCTGGGATTATTACTTCTGAAATCCATAAAAAAGCGGAAGAGGTTGGCCTTTTTTACCCGCCAGATCCTTCAAGTTCAAATGTTTCGACGATTGGTGGAAATCTACTTGAAAACTCAAGCGGTCCGAAAGGATTAAAGTATGGTACAACCAAAGAGTATGTGATCGGTTTAGAGGTAGTTACACCATTAGGTGAAATTATTCGTACTGGCGGAAAAACAGTTAAAAACGTGACTGGTTTTGATCTGACCAGACTTATCGTTGGATCTGAAGGCCTACTTGGAATTGTAACCGAAGTAATCTTAAGGTTAATTCCAAAACCACAAGCAAAAAAGACGATGCTTGCAACTTTTTCAAAATTTATCGATTCAGGAAATGCGGTTACGAATGTGTTAGCTGCAGGTATCCTTCCTGCAGCAATGGAATTTATGGATAATGCGTGTATACGAGCTGTCGAACACTATAAACCTAGTGGTCTTCCGGTTGAGGCTGACGCTTTAGTTATTTTCGAAATCGATGGTCATCCTCTTGCAATTGAAGAAGAAATTGAAAAATGTCGTGTTATTTGCAATAAAAACGGAGCTACTTCAGTGAAAATTGCTGCCAATGACAAAGAAAGAGATGAGATTTGGGCAGCGAGAAAAATGGTTTCGCCAGCAATTACTCAGCTAGGTCCAACAAAAATTTCTGAAGATGCGACGGTACCTCGAAGCAAAATTCCTGAGATGATGGAATGTTTATATGCAATCCGAGATAAATACAATCTTACATTAGTGGTGTTCGGACACGCCGGAGATGGTAATCTTCACCCTAATATTATTACTGATAAACGAGACATAGAGGAAATGAAACGAGTCGAACTAGCCGTTAGTGAAATTTTTGAAAGTGCAATAAAATTAGGTGGAACATTATCAGGTGAACATGGTATCGGAATTTTAAAAGCCCCTTATATGGAACTTGAACTAGGGCATTCGCTTGAATTAATGAAATCGATCAAACAGGCATGGGATCCTAATAATATTCTTAATCCTGGAAAGATGTTCCCGCAACCTGGACAAACAAAGGTGGTTTTGACATAA